A single Lynx canadensis isolate LIC74 chromosome D2, mLynCan4.pri.v2, whole genome shotgun sequence DNA region contains:
- the CD2H10orf99 gene encoding protein GPR15L, with protein sequence MRFLALSRLLCILLLCFSIFSVEGRRHSRHLAKPRKGKLCCSRVPSPVPTAQKGRHVRICRQCKVKPGSRTWVVPGALPQV encoded by the exons ATGAGGTTTCTAGCCCTCTCCAGATTGCTCTGCATCTTGCTCCTCTGCTTCTCCATCTTCTCCGTGGAAG GGAGAAGGCATTCTAGGCATCTTGCCAAGCCCCGGAAAGGCAAGCTTTGCTGTTCCCGAGTTCCTAGTCCTGTCCCGACGGCCCAGAAAG GGCGCCACGTGAGGATCTGCAGACAGTGCAAAGTCAAGCCAGGGTCCCGCACTTGGGTAGTACCTGGGGCTCTCCCGCAAGTGTAG